The following proteins come from a genomic window of Gossypium raimondii isolate GPD5lz chromosome 5, ASM2569854v1, whole genome shotgun sequence:
- the LOC105767044 gene encoding uncharacterized protein LOC105767044, protein MNLRLDIDVQKLENEKLRKGKNKVEEELDSLKTDYKKLRLSMKTTELGKTSEQWRAKIRGEKDKADRWERKFQEMQRRNENLEKSLSDSQREKGELKDRVTELERSLRQYQNRNSAIELRASFGKIEEMKERIEELETALQNCEIRIKYLEASESRNNEQPHYFQNQVRSRDHIMEEAVVQIREVADHIQTLAVQANMLSVKYELESDRRQELALLLRKIRILSNRAKLYL, encoded by the coding sequence ATGAACTTAAGATTAGATATAGACGTTCAAAAGCTCGAAAATGAGAAactaagaaaagggaaaaataaggTCGAAGAGGAGTTGGATAGTTTGAAGacagattataaaaagttacgaCTGTCAATGAAAACTACCGAGTTGGGAAAAACTTCAGAACAGTGGCGAGCAAAAATTCGAGGAGAAAAGGACAAAGCCGATAGATGGGAACGAAAATTCCAAGAGATGCAGAGGCGAAATGAGaatttagaaaagagtttgtcgGATAGCCAAAGAGAAAAAGGTGaattaaaggatagggtgactgagttggaaagatctcttcgTCAGTATCAAAATCGAAATTCCGCAATAGAGTTGAGAGCAAGCTTTGGCAAGATTGAGGAAATGAAGGAAAGAATAGAAGAGCTAGAAACGGCattgcaaaattgtgagatccggATCAAGTATTTGGAAGCAAGTGAAAGTCGTAATAATGAGCAGCCCCACTACTTTCAAAATCAAGTTAGGAGCAGAGATCATATTATggaggaagctgtggtccagattcgagaagtagctgatcacaTACAAACTTTGGCAGTACAGGCTAAcatgctgagtgtgaagtatgaattagaatcagaTCGGAGGCAAGAgttagctttgttacttaggaagattagaaTTCTGAGTAATAGGGCAAagctttatttgtaa